Proteins encoded by one window of Halomonas chromatireducens:
- a CDS encoding pyruvate, water dikinase regulatory protein — protein sequence MPRTAFFISDGTGITAESLGRSLLAQFENVDLRMLTKPYIDSVEKARTLVEIIEATAVRDGEQPIIIDTIVDEGIRDVIRGATGFKVDIFSTFLKPLEQELGTHSSYSVGRTHSIGKDEVYMDRIHSVHFALDNDDGARTHQYDEADVILVGVSRCGKTPTSLYLALQFGIRAANYPLTEDDLDENGTLKLPKVLATHRHKLFGLTIDPRRLTAIRHERRPNSRYSSLDQCAQEVEQAEALYRQLHIPFIDTTRFSIEEISTRMIAETGLTRRFSPR from the coding sequence ATGCCACGTACCGCCTTCTTCATTTCCGACGGCACCGGCATTACTGCCGAAAGCCTCGGGCGCAGCCTGCTGGCACAGTTCGAGAATGTCGATCTGCGTATGCTCACCAAGCCCTATATCGACTCCGTCGAAAAGGCCCGCACCCTGGTCGAGATTATCGAAGCCACGGCGGTGCGCGACGGCGAGCAGCCAATCATCATCGACACCATCGTCGATGAGGGTATTCGCGACGTGATACGCGGTGCCACCGGGTTCAAGGTCGATATCTTCTCCACCTTCCTCAAGCCGCTGGAGCAGGAGTTGGGCACGCACTCCAGCTACAGCGTGGGGCGCACCCACTCCATCGGCAAGGATGAGGTATACATGGACCGCATTCATTCGGTCCATTTTGCCCTGGACAATGACGACGGCGCCCGCACCCACCAGTACGATGAGGCGGATGTGATCCTGGTGGGTGTCTCCCGCTGCGGCAAGACCCCCACCTCGCTCTATCTGGCATTGCAGTTCGGCATCCGCGCGGCCAACTATCCGCTCACCGAGGACGACCTCGACGAGAACGGCACGCTCAAGCTGCCCAAGGTGCTGGCGACCCATCGACACAAGCTGTTCGGGCTGACCATCGATCCACGACGGCTGACGGCGATACGTCACGAGCGTCGGCCCAACAGCCGCTATAGCTCGCTGGACCAGTGCGCCCAGGAAGTCGAACAGGCCGAAGCGCTCTATCGCCAGTTGCATATCCCCTTCATCGACACTACCCGCTTTTCGATCGAGGAGATCTCCACCCGCATGATCGCCGAGACAGGCCTGACCCGGCGTTTCTCGCCACGATAG
- a CDS encoding efflux RND transporter permease subunit, with amino-acid sequence MDIARTSIERPLYTWLIVAICLLGGIWGFNSLGKLEDPSFTIPNAIITTPYPGATAQEVEEEVTERLEMAIQELQQIDVIESLSMPGRSEIEVEVASTYRSHELPQIWDELRRKVNDAQATLPEGASASRVNDDFGEVYGIFYAVTAEGYSHDEIRDISRLLQREVLTVPNVARVTTAGEREETIYIEIPNERLTTLGIPVDHVINTIQTENRVTDAGSMHIGDGHVRIVARAGVDSVANIEAIRIGRPGTTEQISLVDIANVYRQPVEVPGHVIRHNGEQAFTLAVAGVAEANIVEVGNAVERFTALQSGEVDLLSRNTTXAKRAPSSRIAATTSGEASSPPGRRA; translated from the coding sequence ATGGATATCGCCAGGACATCGATCGAGAGGCCGCTATATACATGGCTGATCGTCGCCATTTGCCTGCTGGGAGGCATCTGGGGCTTCAATAGCCTGGGTAAGCTCGAAGACCCTTCGTTCACCATCCCCAATGCCATCATCACTACCCCGTACCCCGGCGCGACTGCCCAGGAAGTCGAGGAGGAGGTCACCGAGCGCCTGGAGATGGCGATCCAGGAGCTACAGCAGATCGACGTGATCGAGTCACTGTCGATGCCGGGGCGGTCCGAGATCGAGGTGGAGGTGGCCTCGACCTATCGTAGCCATGAGCTGCCGCAGATCTGGGATGAGTTGCGGCGCAAGGTCAACGATGCCCAGGCCACATTGCCGGAGGGGGCCTCGGCCTCGCGGGTCAACGATGACTTCGGTGAGGTCTATGGCATCTTCTATGCAGTGACCGCGGAGGGCTACTCTCACGACGAGATCCGGGATATCTCACGCCTTCTTCAGCGCGAGGTGCTGACCGTGCCCAATGTGGCGAGGGTCACTACCGCTGGTGAAAGGGAAGAGACGATCTACATCGAGATTCCCAACGAGCGCCTGACCACACTGGGGATTCCGGTCGATCACGTCATCAACACCATTCAGACCGAGAACCGGGTCACCGACGCGGGCTCGATGCATATCGGTGATGGTCATGTTCGTATTGTCGCCCGGGCCGGCGTGGATAGCGTGGCCAATATCGAGGCGATTCGCATTGGCCGGCCCGGTACCACAGAGCAGATATCCCTGGTCGATATCGCCAACGTCTACCGGCAGCCGGTTGAAGTGCCGGGGCATGTCATACGCCATAACGGCGAGCAGGCCTTCACCCTGGCTGTGGCGGGAGTGGCGGAAGCCAATATCGTCGAAGTGGGCAATGCCGTCGAGCGCTTCACCGCGCTGCAGTCCGGCGAAGTGGATCTGCTCTCGCGCAACACCACCTGNGCGAAGCGTGCGCCCTCCTCGAGGATAGCGGCTACCACATCGGGAGAGGCTTCCTCACCGCCCGGCAGGCGAGCGTAG
- a CDS encoding efflux RND transporter periplasmic adaptor subunit gives MKPALMILVTLLLVGCGERSTPGDEERAPRVVKLVEVSGDTHLPSRRFVGRVEALRTVDLSFRVGGQLIELPATQGEVIPEGELIARLDPADYELAARRAESEYQLASREMERTRQLLENQSISQSAFDEIRTTYELAAVQRDSARQDLSYTTINAPFDALVTRRLIENHSNVQPNTAILRVQDVTELRVRFNVPESLMHYVVDPERFEVEGELLSRPDERFRLAYREHVTEPDEVAQTYEVDFAIVDHDAVPAFPGMTVAVTVALTDAVEHGALMVPLAALDKDSEGNFRVWIYRDDDRRVEPRSVLVGEVHGETVPVVAGLQPGERIVAAGAHLLQEGERVRPMEESL, from the coding sequence ATGAAGCCGGCGTTAATGATCTTGGTGACACTGCTGCTAGTGGGCTGCGGAGAACGATCCACCCCGGGGGATGAGGAACGTGCCCCGCGCGTCGTCAAGCTTGTCGAGGTCAGTGGAGACACCCATCTGCCAAGCCGACGTTTCGTTGGCCGGGTCGAGGCACTGCGGACGGTGGACCTGTCGTTTCGTGTGGGCGGGCAACTGATTGAATTGCCTGCGACCCAGGGCGAGGTGATACCCGAGGGAGAGTTGATCGCGCGTCTTGATCCTGCCGATTATGAGCTGGCGGCAAGGCGTGCAGAGTCGGAATATCAACTGGCCAGTAGGGAAATGGAGAGAACCCGGCAACTGCTCGAGAATCAGTCCATCTCCCAATCCGCTTTCGATGAGATACGTACTACCTATGAGCTTGCCGCCGTGCAGCGCGACAGCGCACGGCAGGATCTCTCCTACACAACCATCAATGCCCCGTTCGATGCGCTTGTAACAAGGCGCCTGATCGAGAACCACAGCAATGTCCAGCCCAATACCGCCATCTTGCGTGTGCAGGATGTGACCGAACTGCGGGTTCGGTTTAATGTGCCCGAGTCGCTCATGCATTACGTGGTCGATCCCGAGCGCTTCGAGGTAGAGGGCGAACTGCTTTCCCGTCCCGATGAGCGATTTCGCCTGGCGTACCGCGAGCATGTCACGGAGCCCGACGAGGTTGCCCAGACCTACGAGGTCGACTTCGCCATCGTCGATCACGACGCGGTACCTGCATTCCCGGGCATGACGGTAGCCGTTACGGTGGCGCTGACCGATGCCGTCGAGCATGGTGCGTTGATGGTTCCGCTTGCCGCTCTGGACAAGGACAGTGAAGGCAATTTCCGGGTCTGGATCTACCGGGATGACGATCGGCGGGTCGAGCCGCGTAGCGTTCTGGTGGGTGAGGTGCATGGTGAGACGGTGCCGGTAGTGGCTGGCTTGCAGCCGGGGGAGCGCATCGTTGCGGCGGGTGCTCACCTGCTGCAGGAGGGGGAGCGCGTACGACCGATGGAAGAGTCGCTTTGA
- a CDS encoding glycerophosphodiester phosphodiesterase family protein, protein MNKKPLAPLGSLTALLLCLMLTLTAYADNPNAPEWDDDLVAAAKNVTLGPRPLFLVNDMSEETSRERELKSRLMRCAAETTDWQPSELTIAHRGAPLKFPEHTLESYLAGAQGGAGIIECDVTFTADHELVCRHGQCDLHYTTNIVETDLVEKCSVPPEFDPDSGELTNAADIQCCTSDITLAEFRTLQGTMEGANREATSIEEYLDGNPRWRSDLYATRGTLMSHADTIALFKDLGVKMTPELKEPSVEMPFKGFSQEDYAQKMIDEYKEAEVPASDVYAQSFLLDDVLYWLENEPEFGAQAYYLDGRYNDDDFDHADPDSWSPNMEELVEMGVHTIAPPTWMLLASNPDFGEDDSRIVPSVYTERAKEVGLELMTWTLERSGPLAAGGQWYHNTTEDVIRREGDKLITLDVLVQDVGINAIFTDWPATVAFYDNCMRRDD, encoded by the coding sequence ATGAACAAGAAACCCCTGGCCCCGCTGGGCAGTCTTACTGCTCTACTCCTCTGCCTGATGCTTACGCTGACAGCCTACGCCGACAACCCCAATGCCCCCGAATGGGACGATGACCTTGTCGCAGCTGCCAAGAACGTGACGCTTGGTCCGCGCCCACTTTTCCTGGTCAATGACATGAGTGAAGAGACAAGCCGCGAACGGGAGCTAAAGTCGAGACTGATGCGCTGCGCTGCAGAAACCACCGACTGGCAGCCTTCCGAACTGACCATTGCCCATCGTGGCGCCCCCCTCAAGTTTCCCGAGCACACCCTGGAATCCTATCTAGCCGGCGCCCAGGGCGGCGCCGGCATTATCGAGTGCGACGTCACCTTTACCGCCGACCACGAGCTGGTCTGTCGCCATGGCCAATGCGACCTGCACTACACCACCAATATCGTCGAGACCGATCTCGTCGAGAAGTGCAGCGTTCCTCCCGAGTTCGACCCGGACAGCGGCGAGTTGACCAATGCCGCCGATATCCAGTGCTGCACCAGCGATATCACCCTGGCCGAATTCCGCACTCTTCAGGGCACCATGGAAGGCGCCAACCGGGAGGCTACCAGCATCGAGGAGTATCTTGACGGCAACCCCCGCTGGCGCTCGGATCTCTACGCCACCCGCGGCACCCTGATGAGCCACGCCGATACCATTGCGCTGTTCAAGGACCTGGGCGTGAAGATGACGCCGGAGCTCAAGGAGCCCAGCGTGGAGATGCCCTTCAAGGGCTTTTCTCAGGAAGACTATGCCCAGAAGATGATCGATGAGTACAAGGAGGCCGAGGTCCCCGCCAGTGACGTCTATGCCCAATCCTTCCTGCTCGACGATGTGCTGTACTGGCTTGAGAATGAACCCGAATTCGGCGCACAGGCCTACTACCTGGACGGGCGCTACAACGACGACGACTTCGACCACGCGGACCCGGACAGCTGGTCGCCCAACATGGAAGAGCTCGTCGAGATGGGCGTACACACCATCGCCCCGCCGACCTGGATGCTACTGGCTTCGAACCCCGACTTCGGAGAAGACGATAGCCGGATCGTCCCTTCGGTCTATACCGAGCGTGCCAAGGAAGTGGGCCTCGAGCTGATGACCTGGACCCTGGAACGCTCTGGCCCCCTGGCAGCAGGCGGCCAGTGGTACCACAACACCACCGAGGATGTCATACGCCGCGAAGGCGACAAGCTGATCACTCTGGACGTGCTGGTTCAGGATGTGGGCATTAATGCCATCTTCACTGACTGGCCCGCCACAGTGGCGTTTTACGATAACTGCATGCGGCGTGACGACTGA
- a CDS encoding LBF_2804 family protein, which produces MAESTPSQPPDQQYSPKPNILERRAADYLKKQYPRVRYPTQDCSNEERAALKRANSRAITWAAVAGVLSGGIIGGMEWFMRQGMLDGMEDMTLMEQLPYWAGFSVVAGIVSLVEILFLYWNALRGVAKTSQVAGIPLQDSEHARLLLSGMSRVALELPSPRHCIYGIDPYAQMGRWKLAAISVMYRMKVGVSSFILRVLLRRVFGRMAMRGLLPLATGPLYAIWNAIITWRIMRKAKVQALGPYTIETLMHRLETDLDQLGDTAREVILQGMGEMIMRNQDAHPNHIYLLSRLLDAFDVSDRQLDIDWPSHQRQLGRLNEVETRWVLETMTIATVLSGKWRGRPRRFLQEVHEASGATFDEERIKTRRKQMLEGRNDS; this is translated from the coding sequence ATGGCAGAATCCACACCCTCCCAACCCCCGGATCAGCAGTACTCTCCGAAGCCCAATATTCTCGAGCGCCGTGCAGCGGATTATCTGAAAAAACAGTACCCCAGGGTCCGCTATCCAACACAGGATTGCAGTAATGAAGAGCGGGCCGCGCTCAAGCGGGCAAACAGCCGAGCGATAACCTGGGCGGCTGTAGCGGGAGTCCTCTCGGGGGGCATCATCGGCGGCATGGAGTGGTTCATGCGCCAGGGCATGCTCGATGGCATGGAAGACATGACCCTGATGGAGCAACTACCCTACTGGGCCGGCTTCTCCGTGGTCGCGGGCATAGTCAGCCTGGTGGAAATACTATTCCTCTACTGGAACGCCTTGCGTGGCGTCGCCAAGACCAGCCAAGTCGCCGGCATCCCGCTACAGGACAGCGAACACGCACGACTGCTGCTGAGTGGCATGTCACGCGTGGCGCTAGAGCTTCCCAGCCCCAGGCACTGTATCTACGGCATCGACCCCTACGCCCAGATGGGCCGGTGGAAGCTGGCTGCCATCTCCGTCATGTACCGGATGAAGGTTGGGGTCAGCAGTTTCATCCTGCGCGTACTGCTGAGGCGTGTCTTCGGCCGCATGGCAATGCGCGGGTTGCTACCGCTGGCTACCGGGCCGCTCTATGCCATCTGGAACGCCATCATCACCTGGCGCATCATGCGCAAGGCCAAGGTCCAGGCACTCGGGCCCTATACCATAGAAACCTTGATGCACCGCCTTGAAACCGACCTCGATCAGCTAGGCGATACCGCGAGAGAAGTAATCCTACAAGGCATGGGCGAAATGATCATGCGCAACCAGGATGCCCACCCCAATCACATCTATCTCCTCTCCCGACTGCTTGATGCCTTCGACGTCAGCGACAGGCAACTGGACATCGACTGGCCCAGCCATCAACGCCAACTCGGCAGGCTCAACGAGGTAGAGACACGCTGGGTTCTCGAGACTATGACCATCGCCACGGTGCTAAGCGGTAAATGGCGAGGCAGGCCCCGGCGCTTCTTGCAGGAAGTCCACGAGGCCAGCGGGGCTACGTTCGACGAAGAACGGATTAAGACAAGGCGCAAGCAAATGCTGGAGGGACGAAATGATTCCTAG
- a CDS encoding DNA polymerase II — protein sequence MERQQGFVLTRHWRDTHAGTEVTFWLATDAGPCHVRLPAQPSVAFIPVEQRVQAEVLLHGERDVELRPLKLRDFQQRPVLGLYCRQYRQLMNLEKRLREAGIDVFEADVRPPERYLMERYITAPVWFADQETSRSALIKTQLKPAPEYRPRLRLASLDIETSERGDLYSIALEGCGQRQVFMLGPANGGQAESGDAPESRDFSLLYCDDRKALLVRLNEWIARHDPDAIIGWNLVQFDLRILQRHAEQLGVPLLLGRGGEPMEWRAHGSNANHFFASAAGRLIIDGIEMLRQATWRFASFSLEHVAQELLGEGKAIDSPYQRMDEINRMFAEDKPRLARYNLKDCELVTRIFAKTELIDFLLERAAVTGLPADRSGGSVAAFSHLYLPRMHRLGYVAPNLAPRHGVGVSEESPGGFVMDSRPGLYDSVLVLDFKSLYPSIIRTFLIDPVGLVEGLGEPEEDSVPGFRGARFSRTQHALPGIVERVWQGREAAKRDCNAPLSQALKIIMNAFYGVLGSRGCRFFDPRLASSITLRGHAIMHRTRELIEEKGYTVIYGDTDSTFVSLGGQRSEAEAGAIGRDLAASVNRWWNEHLASTLALESRLELQFETHYCRFLMPTIRGAEQGSKKRYAGLVRGEDGDESIVFKGLEAVRADWSPLAKVFQQELYRLVFTLQPHREFVRDYVRRTLAGEFDERLVYRKRLRRRLDDYRRNVPPHVRAARLADEYNQQLGRPRQYQNGGWIRYVMTMAGPEPLETRRSPIDYHHYLSRQLQPVADAILPFIGDDFSSLVDQQLGLF from the coding sequence GTGGAGCGACAGCAGGGTTTCGTGTTGACCCGCCATTGGCGGGATACACACGCAGGTACCGAAGTTACCTTCTGGCTGGCGACCGATGCTGGCCCGTGCCATGTGCGTCTCCCGGCGCAGCCTTCGGTGGCCTTCATTCCCGTCGAGCAGCGCGTTCAGGCGGAAGTCCTGCTGCATGGCGAACGGGACGTCGAGCTGCGCCCGCTCAAGCTGCGTGATTTCCAGCAGCGCCCGGTGCTGGGGCTCTACTGCCGCCAGTATCGACAGCTGATGAACCTGGAGAAACGGCTGCGCGAGGCCGGTATCGATGTCTTCGAGGCGGATGTTCGTCCACCTGAGCGCTACTTGATGGAGCGCTATATCACCGCTCCAGTATGGTTCGCGGACCAAGAGACTTCCCGGAGTGCATTGATCAAGACCCAGCTCAAGCCGGCGCCTGAGTACCGGCCACGGCTCAGGCTGGCGTCCTTGGACATCGAGACCAGCGAGCGGGGTGATCTCTACTCCATTGCCCTTGAGGGCTGCGGTCAGCGCCAGGTCTTCATGCTGGGGCCGGCGAATGGGGGGCAGGCTGAGTCGGGCGATGCGCCCGAGTCCCGGGACTTTTCCCTACTCTACTGTGATGACCGCAAGGCGCTGCTAGTCCGATTGAATGAATGGATCGCACGGCACGACCCGGATGCGATCATTGGCTGGAACCTGGTGCAGTTCGATCTGCGAATCCTGCAGCGCCATGCTGAGCAGCTCGGCGTGCCGCTGTTGCTGGGCCGTGGCGGCGAGCCCATGGAGTGGCGCGCCCACGGTAGCAACGCCAACCACTTTTTCGCCTCGGCCGCTGGGCGGCTGATCATCGACGGTATCGAGATGCTGCGCCAGGCAACATGGCGTTTCGCTTCGTTCAGCCTGGAGCATGTTGCCCAGGAGCTGTTGGGCGAGGGCAAGGCCATCGACAGCCCCTACCAGCGCATGGATGAGATCAACCGCATGTTCGCCGAGGACAAGCCCCGGCTTGCCCGTTATAACCTCAAGGATTGCGAGCTGGTCACGCGCATCTTTGCCAAGACCGAGCTGATCGATTTCCTGCTCGAGCGGGCCGCCGTTACCGGCCTGCCCGCCGACCGGAGCGGCGGCTCGGTGGCGGCATTCTCGCACCTCTACCTGCCGCGCATGCATCGGCTTGGCTACGTCGCCCCCAATCTTGCGCCACGCCATGGCGTGGGAGTGAGCGAGGAGAGCCCCGGCGGTTTCGTGATGGACTCACGGCCCGGGCTCTACGACTCGGTGCTGGTACTGGATTTCAAGAGCCTATATCCCTCGATCATCCGCACCTTCCTGATCGACCCGGTAGGGCTGGTGGAGGGCCTTGGTGAGCCGGAGGAGGATAGCGTACCCGGCTTCCGAGGGGCCCGTTTTTCACGCACACAGCACGCCCTGCCCGGTATCGTCGAGCGGGTGTGGCAGGGCCGAGAGGCGGCCAAGCGCGACTGCAACGCGCCCCTGTCCCAGGCGTTGAAGATCATCATGAACGCCTTCTATGGTGTATTGGGTTCCCGGGGTTGTCGTTTCTTCGATCCACGGCTCGCCTCGTCGATTACCCTGCGCGGCCACGCCATCATGCATCGGACGCGGGAGCTCATCGAAGAGAAGGGATATACCGTTATCTACGGTGACACCGACTCGACCTTCGTCTCGCTCGGCGGCCAAAGAAGCGAGGCGGAGGCCGGCGCCATCGGGCGTGATCTCGCTGCGAGCGTCAATCGCTGGTGGAACGAACACCTGGCATCGACCCTGGCTCTGGAAAGTAGACTGGAATTGCAGTTCGAAACCCACTACTGCCGCTTCCTCATGCCCACCATCCGCGGTGCCGAACAGGGCAGCAAGAAGCGCTATGCCGGACTGGTGCGCGGAGAGGATGGCGACGAGAGCATCGTCTTCAAGGGTCTCGAGGCAGTGCGCGCGGACTGGTCTCCACTGGCCAAGGTCTTCCAGCAGGAACTGTATCGTCTGGTTTTCACCCTCCAGCCGCACCGCGAGTTCGTGAGGGACTACGTTCGGCGCACGCTGGCCGGTGAGTTCGATGAGCGGTTGGTCTATCGCAAGCGGCTGCGACGCAGGCTCGACGACTATCGTCGCAACGTGCCGCCCCATGTGCGTGCGGCGCGGCTGGCCGACGAATACAATCAGCAGCTGGGCCGGCCCAGGCAATACCAGAACGGCGGCTGGATCCGCTATGTGATGACCATGGCGGGTCCTGAGCCACTGGAAACACGGCGATCACCTATTGACTACCATCACTACCTGAGCCGGCAGCTGCAGCCGGTAGCCGATGCCATCCTGCCTTTCATTGGCGATGATTTCTCCAGCCTGGTCGACCAACAGCTGGGGTTGTTCTGA
- a CDS encoding calcium/sodium antiporter, translating to MLLNLLLVAIGVLLLTGGGEALIRGSLAAANRLGISPLLSGLLIVGFGTSAPEFVVSIEAALSDRPDIAIGNVVGSNIGNILLILGLCALITPLAVKPLVLRRDGVTVVAASILFLVLVGGDALERSDAAILILALAAYLTLAYLTERSGEVPSAELHRAEGKEVTSLPKTTLWIVMTVVLGLVLLIAGSQVLLQGAIGIAESFGVSEAVIGLTLVAVGTSLPELSISVIAALRRHADVAIGNILGSNIFNLLGILGFSALLQPLPVHQRILQFDQWVMLGTSVILLFFLYTGRRLSRFEGGLLLLGYGVYVSLSFTVFGK from the coding sequence ATTTTGTTGAACTTACTACTCGTCGCGATCGGGGTTTTGCTACTAACAGGTGGCGGTGAGGCGCTTATCAGAGGGTCTCTGGCTGCTGCAAATCGGCTGGGAATTTCACCTTTGCTCAGCGGGTTGCTGATTGTAGGTTTCGGCACGTCTGCTCCAGAATTTGTTGTCTCAATCGAAGCAGCTTTGAGTGATCGGCCAGACATCGCAATCGGTAACGTTGTGGGGAGTAATATCGGAAATATATTGCTGATTCTAGGCTTGTGCGCCTTGATAACGCCTCTTGCTGTCAAGCCACTTGTATTGCGGCGTGATGGGGTCACTGTTGTCGCGGCTAGCATTTTATTTCTTGTTCTTGTCGGTGGAGATGCACTGGAAAGGTCTGACGCTGCCATATTAATTTTGGCGCTCGCCGCTTATCTGACCTTGGCTTATTTAACTGAGCGCTCCGGTGAAGTGCCTTCCGCAGAGTTACACAGAGCTGAAGGGAAGGAAGTTACCTCTCTCCCGAAAACAACGCTATGGATAGTCATGACGGTCGTGCTGGGTTTGGTGCTTTTGATCGCAGGTTCACAAGTACTGTTACAGGGAGCCATAGGAATAGCCGAATCCTTCGGAGTCTCAGAGGCCGTAATTGGTCTAACCCTTGTAGCGGTTGGCACGTCTTTGCCAGAATTATCGATATCAGTAATCGCGGCACTCCGGAGGCATGCCGATGTTGCGATTGGGAATATCCTGGGGAGTAATATTTTTAATCTACTGGGGATCCTCGGATTTTCCGCGTTGCTGCAGCCGCTTCCTGTTCATCAGCGAATCCTGCAATTCGATCAGTGGGTCATGCTGGGAACGTCGGTGATTCTGTTGTTTTTTCTCTACACTGGGAGGCGGCTTAGCAGATTTGAGGGCGGTTTACTTCTACTGGGCTACGGCGTATATGTGAGCCTGAGTTTTACGGTATTCGGTAAATAA